One Streptomyces sp. R28 DNA window includes the following coding sequences:
- a CDS encoding restriction endonuclease, with the protein MAGAGGLWLTQWAVSARWERVHVRRLRYGLPQLDGLHHEDFEFAVRDLMRRDGCADAVQVGGAGDNGADVTATDPLGRRWGIQCKHRQDGASGSPVGTPDLHVLNGTGRQLHGGDVVVLVTNGRFTAGCAPLAKSQKLHLVDRGTLGKWAGGSQPLWELLQRLPSPGKRSALS; encoded by the coding sequence GTGGCCGGGGCCGGCGGTCTCTGGCTCACGCAGTGGGCGGTGAGCGCCCGCTGGGAGCGGGTGCACGTGCGGAGGCTGCGGTACGGGCTCCCTCAGCTCGACGGGCTCCACCACGAGGACTTCGAGTTCGCGGTACGGGACCTGATGCGCCGTGACGGCTGTGCGGATGCCGTACAGGTGGGCGGGGCCGGGGACAACGGCGCCGATGTGACGGCGACCGATCCGCTCGGCAGGCGCTGGGGGATCCAGTGCAAGCACCGCCAGGACGGGGCCTCGGGGTCGCCGGTGGGTACCCCGGATCTGCATGTGCTCAACGGCACCGGCCGGCAGCTGCACGGCGGGGACGTGGTGGTCCTGGTGACGAACGGACGTTTCACGGCGGGGTGTGCGCCGCTCGCGAAGTCCCAGAAGCTCCATCTGGTCGACCGCGGAACACTGGGGAAGTGGGCGGGAGGTTCACAGCCGCTCTGGGAGCTGCTTCAGCGGCTGCCCTCGCCGGGGAAGCGGTCGGCGTTGTCCTGA
- a CDS encoding DUF4239 domain-containing protein: MPGWFSHLTFWSQAVLLVGGFLVFGLGGLLARSRVRRWFGEDPEHNERVRFLVEVVGAFYALLIGLVAVGAYDHYVEVEKLVNEEASQLTTVYRAGQAFPNSRRCRLQSQVRNYADNVINEVWPKQQRGEIAEDQGRLDAVFESLMFYEPKNEQESNAQSVTLEAFNDYNNLRRERQGEVSIGLLPVLYLVLFGGAFVTIGATWVLVGVRLVDHVALTGLLSLFIGLFITLIIALDHPLQDSNAIGLTPWKVALTQGMGVPPEGEEQITTYFGVSSAERVPGCLLDVPDYVSFASSEQLPQ; the protein is encoded by the coding sequence ATGCCTGGTTGGTTCTCGCATTTGACATTCTGGTCGCAGGCTGTGCTCCTGGTCGGGGGCTTTCTTGTTTTCGGCCTGGGCGGTCTGCTCGCACGCTCCCGGGTTCGGCGATGGTTCGGCGAAGATCCTGAGCACAACGAACGCGTCAGATTCCTGGTCGAAGTCGTTGGCGCCTTTTACGCCCTGCTGATCGGGCTGGTTGCCGTGGGGGCATATGATCACTATGTGGAGGTGGAGAAACTCGTCAATGAGGAAGCCTCGCAACTCACCACCGTCTATCGTGCCGGCCAGGCGTTTCCCAACAGTCGTAGATGTCGACTTCAGTCACAGGTGCGGAACTACGCCGATAATGTGATCAATGAGGTCTGGCCGAAGCAGCAACGGGGCGAAATCGCTGAGGATCAAGGGCGGCTGGATGCCGTGTTTGAATCTCTGATGTTCTATGAACCGAAGAATGAACAGGAGTCGAACGCCCAGTCCGTAACCCTCGAAGCCTTCAATGACTACAACAACCTTCGCCGTGAACGGCAGGGGGAGGTGAGCATCGGGCTGCTGCCTGTGCTGTATCTCGTCCTCTTCGGCGGTGCGTTCGTGACCATTGGGGCAACCTGGGTACTTGTTGGCGTCAGACTGGTCGACCACGTGGCACTGACCGGCCTCCTGTCGCTTTTCATCGGCCTGTTCATCACGCTGATCATCGCACTCGATCACCCCCTCCAGGACAGCAACGCGATCGGGCTGACACCCTGGAAGGTCGCGCTGACGCAAGGAATGGGAGTTCCCCCCGAGGGAGAAGAGCAGATCACTACCTACTTCGGGGTATCGAGCGCGGAGCGGGTGCCGGGCTGTCTCCTTGACGTTCCTGACTACGTTTCGTTCGCAAGCTCGGAGCAGCTCCCGCAGTAA
- a CDS encoding three-helix bundle dimerization domain-containing protein, with protein MGAKTAEPALPDTFQKLTDHLTASYAGLLTPAVVRKVVRDCYQPLSNARIAGYVPILVEHNSRDRLRQLVRRPDPTAPLREESDESHESHESEATPSPGLGEGFEAP; from the coding sequence ATGGGCGCGAAGACGGCCGAGCCCGCGCTACCCGACACCTTTCAAAAGCTCACAGACCATCTGACGGCCTCCTACGCCGGCCTGCTGACGCCCGCGGTCGTGCGGAAGGTGGTGCGGGACTGCTACCAGCCACTCAGCAACGCTCGTATCGCGGGCTACGTGCCGATCCTCGTCGAGCACAACAGCCGCGACAGGCTACGACAACTCGTCCGCCGCCCCGATCCCACGGCTCCTCTTCGCGAGGAGTCCGACGAGTCCCACGAGTCCCACGAGTCCGAGGCAACTCCATCACCAGGGCTCGGCGAAGGCTTCGAAGCGCCCTGA
- a CDS encoding alpha/beta hydrolase, translated as MHTRRTPVSTDPSPTGHGPRTRRTNPRRARAAGTLFAVAALLVSACTSGGSTRAGNPAAEAALAALPRSTPAALTPYYGQKLTWRSCGTPGFQCATMKAPLDYAEPGAGDVRLAVARKKATRPGGRLGSLLVNPGGPGGSAIAYLQQYAGIGYPAGVRARYDMVAVDPRGVARSEPVKCLNGRQMDRYTQTDFTPDDEKEARELVATYKRFAEGCGADAPGLLRHVSTAEAARDMDILRAALGDKKLTYVGASYGTFLGATYAGLFPDRVGRLVLDGAMDPSLPSRRMNLDQTAGFETAFQAFARDCVRKRDCPLGTKASSVGKNLKAFFGKLDARPIPTGDPDGRVLGESLATTGVIAAMYDEGAWAQLRDALSSAMKENDGAGLLALSDSYYERDADGRYTNLMFANAAVNCLDLPAAFATPDDVREALPAFEKASPVFGEGLAWATLNCAYWPVAPTGEPRRIEARGAAPIVVVGTTRDPATPYRWARALTGQLSSARLLTYDGDGHTAYGRGSRCIDNTINAYLLRGTPPTRGKRCS; from the coding sequence ATGCACACCAGGCGTACTCCAGTCAGCACAGACCCGAGCCCGACCGGGCACGGCCCACGCACCCGCCGCACGAACCCCCGGCGAGCCCGCGCGGCCGGCACCCTCTTCGCCGTCGCCGCGCTGCTCGTCTCCGCCTGCACCTCAGGTGGGTCGACGCGCGCGGGGAACCCGGCGGCCGAGGCGGCGTTGGCCGCACTGCCGCGGTCGACGCCGGCCGCGCTCACGCCGTACTACGGGCAGAAGCTGACCTGGCGCAGCTGCGGGACGCCCGGCTTCCAGTGCGCCACGATGAAGGCGCCGCTCGACTATGCGGAGCCGGGCGCCGGAGACGTCAGACTCGCCGTGGCCCGCAAGAAGGCGACGCGACCGGGCGGGCGGCTCGGGTCGCTGCTCGTGAACCCGGGCGGCCCGGGCGGCTCGGCGATCGCCTACCTCCAGCAGTACGCGGGGATCGGCTACCCGGCCGGCGTGCGCGCCCGGTACGACATGGTCGCGGTCGATCCGCGCGGAGTCGCCCGCAGCGAGCCCGTCAAATGCCTGAACGGCCGCCAGATGGACAGGTACACGCAGACGGACTTCACGCCCGACGACGAGAAGGAGGCCCGCGAACTCGTCGCCACCTACAAGAGGTTCGCGGAAGGGTGCGGAGCGGATGCGCCCGGCCTCCTGCGCCACGTCTCCACCGCCGAGGCGGCCCGGGACATGGACATCCTGCGGGCGGCGCTGGGCGACAAGAAGCTGACCTATGTGGGGGCGTCGTACGGCACCTTCCTCGGGGCGACGTACGCCGGGCTCTTCCCGGACCGGGTGGGCAGGCTGGTGCTGGACGGAGCGATGGACCCCTCGCTGCCGTCCCGCCGGATGAACCTCGACCAGACGGCGGGCTTCGAGACGGCGTTCCAGGCGTTCGCGAGGGACTGCGTGCGCAAGCGGGACTGCCCGCTGGGCACGAAGGCGAGCAGTGTCGGCAAGAACCTCAAGGCCTTCTTCGGGAAGCTCGACGCGCGGCCCATCCCGACGGGCGATCCGGACGGCCGCGTACTCGGCGAATCCCTCGCCACCACCGGCGTGATCGCGGCGATGTACGACGAGGGCGCCTGGGCGCAACTGCGGGACGCGCTGTCCTCGGCGATGAAGGAGAACGACGGCGCGGGTCTCCTGGCACTCTCCGACAGCTACTACGAGCGCGACGCCGACGGTCGCTACACGAACCTGATGTTCGCCAACGCGGCCGTGAACTGCCTGGACCTCCCGGCGGCCTTCGCCACCCCCGACGACGTCCGTGAAGCCCTCCCCGCCTTCGAAAAGGCGTCCCCCGTCTTCGGTGAGGGCCTCGCCTGGGCCACCCTGAACTGCGCGTACTGGCCGGTGGCGCCCACCGGCGAGCCGCGCCGGATCGAGGCGAGGGGCGCGGCCCCCATCGTGGTGGTCGGCACGACCCGCGACCCGGCGACCCCCTACCGCTGGGCCCGCGCCCTCACCGGCCAGCTCTCCTCGGCCCGGCTGCTCACCTATGACGGCGACGGCCACACGGCGTATGGGCGGGGCAGCAGGTGCATCGACAACACGATCAACGCGTATCTCCTCCGGGGGACGCCGCCCACCCGCGGCAAGCGCTGCTCGTAG
- a CDS encoding CsbD family protein codes for MSVGQTIRHKTQAFKGRITERIGRTTRNRRLQREGRTDRVSGNLKQSGDKAKDAFRP; via the coding sequence ATGAGCGTCGGACAGACCATCAGGCACAAGACACAGGCGTTCAAGGGCCGGATCACCGAACGCATCGGCCGGACCACCCGCAACAGGCGACTGCAGCGCGAAGGCAGGACCGACCGGGTCTCCGGAAACCTGAAGCAGTCCGGCGACAAGGCCAAAGACGCCTTCAGGCCGTGA
- a CDS encoding ATP-binding protein: MFDRVFEWAELTRFATLPGPRATLGVVSGRRRQGKTFLLDAVTRASGGFMFTATETTEADALRQFGEALARYRGQPTPFRFAHWDEAVAELMRIADAGGPTVAVIDEFPFLAKASPSLPSIIQRALDPAAQHTNTPVRLLLCGSALSFMGRLLSGNAPLRGRAGLELVVPTLDFRLAAEFWQIDDPRTALLTNAIVGGTPAYRREFTQGDTPAEPDDFDDWVIRAVLNPARPLFREARYLLAEEPELHDTALYHSVLAAIAAGNAARGGIADYLGRKSTDLAHPLSVLQDVGMITHEADAFRRNRSAYRIAEPLVTFYHAVMRPAWGDLERPGRAPEVWRRAQSTFRSKVVGPHFEQVCREWARWHAAPDTHGGHVTRVASGTVNDPAARTSHEVDVAVHGESHEGRQVLLAIGEAKWSDVMGAGHLERLRHIRSLLTKSGTATEATRLFCFSGTGFTDELHHLAKDDRTIQLIDLPRLYHGE; the protein is encoded by the coding sequence ATGTTCGACCGTGTCTTCGAATGGGCCGAGCTGACCCGGTTCGCCACCTTGCCTGGCCCGCGGGCCACGCTGGGCGTCGTCTCCGGTCGCCGCCGACAGGGCAAGACCTTCCTGCTCGACGCCGTCACTCGTGCCAGTGGCGGCTTCATGTTCACCGCCACCGAGACCACCGAGGCCGACGCCCTGCGTCAGTTCGGTGAGGCACTGGCCCGTTATCGCGGGCAGCCCACTCCGTTCCGTTTCGCGCACTGGGACGAGGCGGTCGCGGAACTCATGCGCATCGCCGACGCGGGCGGTCCCACCGTGGCGGTCATCGACGAGTTTCCTTTCCTCGCCAAGGCGTCTCCCTCCCTCCCTTCGATCATCCAGCGCGCTCTGGACCCTGCTGCCCAGCACACCAACACGCCCGTGCGTCTGCTGTTGTGCGGCTCCGCGCTGTCGTTCATGGGCCGGTTGCTGTCCGGCAATGCTCCGCTGCGTGGCCGGGCCGGCCTCGAACTCGTGGTCCCGACCCTGGACTTCCGGCTCGCGGCCGAGTTCTGGCAGATCGACGACCCGCGTACCGCGCTCCTGACCAACGCCATCGTCGGGGGTACGCCCGCCTACCGTCGTGAGTTCACCCAGGGGGACACCCCTGCCGAGCCGGACGACTTCGACGACTGGGTCATCCGCGCCGTCCTCAACCCGGCGCGTCCGCTCTTTCGGGAGGCACGCTACCTTCTCGCCGAAGAGCCCGAACTCCACGACACCGCGCTGTACCACTCGGTGCTGGCAGCCATCGCCGCGGGTAACGCGGCTCGTGGTGGCATCGCCGACTACCTGGGGCGCAAGTCCACCGACCTCGCCCACCCGCTGAGCGTGCTCCAGGACGTCGGCATGATCACCCACGAGGCCGATGCCTTTCGCCGCAACCGCTCCGCCTACCGCATCGCCGAGCCGCTCGTCACCTTCTACCACGCGGTCATGCGCCCGGCCTGGGGCGATCTGGAACGCCCCGGGCGGGCGCCCGAGGTATGGCGCCGCGCCCAGTCCACCTTCCGCAGCAAAGTCGTCGGTCCGCACTTCGAGCAGGTCTGTAGGGAATGGGCCCGCTGGCACGCTGCGCCCGACACTCACGGAGGGCATGTCACGCGGGTCGCCAGCGGTACCGTCAACGACCCCGCGGCCAGGACCAGCCACGAAGTCGACGTCGCCGTCCATGGTGAGTCCCACGAGGGCCGCCAGGTGCTGCTCGCCATCGGAGAAGCGAAGTGGAGCGACGTGATGGGAGCCGGCCACCTGGAACGTCTCCGGCACATCCGTTCCCTCCTGACCAAAAGCGGCACGGCCACCGAGGCGACACGGCTGTTCTGCTTCAGCGGCACCGGCTTCACCGATGAACTGCACCACCTCGCGAAGGACGACCGCACGATCCAACTCATCGACCTGCCTCGCCTCTACCACGGCGAGTGA
- the tmk gene encoding dTMP kinase — translation MTRAEQPTAPHPASDDALAADSRERAVRALLRRPQLKRLWSAQLVGGVGDMLALLVLVLLALQAAIAEGAFGGGYRGVAFAVATVFGVRILATLLFGAVLLGPLTSLTSQEGPLDRRWTMVGADGLRVGLLIVAPLWIDWTPDNALAVLLVTAFVTGVAERFWTVCRESAAPALLPPPPPEGATVRPLPDHMDALRRLSLRTGFLAVPLAAAALVVAALLNNLLGAGLDWFDQHQAALASYVAAGLFAASLSVLTFLELPDTRTPRARSPLEGLRRPKTGSGVDKGRTGAIPLLVTACAAVAGAVSAAVAVAVLHAKDLGGGPVLYGLVVLALTGGVVVGIRTAPSVVPALSRRRLLALAIAFTGVALLAAGLVPDVTTVLLIVALAGIGAGVAANSGHTLLDQEAEEFRRPRTTEHLHAVVRVCVALGAVIAPLVAALIGPHRLESGKFVFAHGGAAFTLMLVGALLLPVAVLVLAKVDDRSGVPLRQDLRDALLGGDDPEQVPAASGFFIALEGGDGAGKSTQAEALAEWIRGKGHEVVVTREPGATPVGKRLRSILLDVSSAGLSHRAEALLYAADRAEHVDTVVRPALERGAVVISDRYVDSSVAYQGAGRDLSPTEIARINRWATNGLAPHLTVLLDVSPEIARERFTEAPDRLESEPAEFHARVRSGFLTLAAADPGRYLVVDAGQEPEAVTTVVRHRLDQMLPLSEAEIQAQEEARRKAEEEARRKAEEEAARKAEEERLERERQEQLARLRAEEEERKRRELEEAQRREAERQAEEARLRAEEARRRAEEERERLLAEEKVRAEEEARRKADEERRRKQAEEEARLRAEAEALRLEKQRKAEEALLRAEEARRLAEQAAASAQAGPRPTAPGAGAAPGDAATVPTPVVTPGTAPGGASDETTVLRPVRGEERGGDRPSDDRPAGERASGGRAAGGRASGESDSEVTAKLPQPPVPSGAADETAVLPPVVPGAADETAVLPPVPSGAADETAVLPPVSGAGSASASRSRSGEESADRVPPGYFRDEERTREMPQVDESGAPRRRARSDWAEETPLDDLPTLADELLGPHEDEYDDEGGRGRGRRR, via the coding sequence ATGACGCGAGCCGAGCAGCCAACGGCCCCCCACCCCGCCTCCGACGACGCCCTTGCCGCGGACTCACGCGAGCGTGCCGTCCGCGCCCTGCTGCGCCGACCGCAGCTCAAGCGCTTGTGGAGCGCGCAATTGGTGGGCGGTGTCGGCGACATGCTCGCCCTCCTTGTCCTGGTCCTGCTGGCCCTTCAGGCGGCGATCGCCGAGGGGGCGTTCGGCGGGGGGTACCGGGGCGTGGCGTTCGCAGTGGCGACCGTCTTCGGCGTGCGCATCCTGGCGACGCTGCTCTTCGGCGCCGTACTCCTCGGCCCCCTGACGTCGCTGACCTCCCAGGAGGGCCCGCTCGACCGGCGCTGGACCATGGTCGGCGCGGACGGCCTGCGGGTCGGCCTGCTGATCGTCGCGCCCCTGTGGATCGACTGGACGCCGGACAACGCGCTGGCCGTCCTCCTGGTCACCGCCTTCGTGACCGGCGTCGCCGAACGTTTCTGGACGGTGTGCCGGGAGAGCGCGGCGCCCGCCCTGCTGCCGCCCCCGCCCCCGGAGGGTGCGACGGTACGACCGCTGCCGGATCACATGGACGCCCTGCGCCGCCTGTCACTGCGTACGGGCTTCCTGGCGGTCCCCCTGGCCGCCGCCGCACTTGTCGTCGCCGCTCTGCTCAACAACCTGCTCGGTGCCGGACTCGACTGGTTCGACCAGCACCAGGCGGCCCTCGCGTCGTATGTCGCGGCCGGTCTGTTCGCCGCGTCCCTGTCCGTGCTGACCTTCCTGGAGCTGCCCGACACGCGCACCCCGCGCGCGCGGTCGCCGCTGGAGGGGCTGCGCCGCCCCAAGACGGGCTCGGGCGTCGACAAGGGCCGTACCGGTGCCATCCCGCTGCTGGTGACGGCGTGCGCGGCGGTCGCCGGGGCGGTGTCCGCCGCGGTCGCCGTGGCCGTGCTGCACGCCAAGGACCTGGGCGGCGGGCCGGTGCTGTACGGCCTGGTGGTGCTCGCGCTGACCGGCGGCGTGGTCGTCGGCATCCGTACGGCGCCCTCCGTGGTGCCCGCCCTGTCGCGGCGCCGGCTGCTGGCGCTGGCGATCGCCTTCACCGGCGTCGCGCTGCTGGCCGCGGGACTCGTCCCGGACGTCACCACCGTGCTGCTGATCGTCGCGCTGGCCGGGATCGGCGCGGGCGTGGCCGCCAACAGCGGGCACACGCTGCTCGACCAGGAGGCCGAGGAATTCCGGCGGCCGCGGACGACCGAGCATCTGCACGCGGTCGTACGGGTCTGTGTGGCGCTCGGCGCGGTGATCGCGCCGCTGGTGGCCGCGCTCATCGGGCCGCACCGGCTGGAGAGCGGCAAGTTCGTCTTCGCGCACGGCGGTGCGGCGTTCACGCTGATGCTGGTCGGGGCGCTGCTGCTGCCGGTGGCCGTGCTGGTGCTGGCCAAGGTCGACGACCGTTCCGGTGTGCCGCTGCGGCAGGATCTGCGGGACGCGCTGCTCGGTGGGGACGACCCGGAGCAGGTGCCCGCGGCGTCCGGCTTCTTCATCGCCCTGGAGGGCGGCGACGGCGCCGGGAAGTCCACCCAGGCCGAGGCGCTCGCCGAGTGGATCCGGGGCAAGGGCCACGAGGTCGTCGTCACGCGCGAGCCGGGGGCGACGCCGGTCGGCAAGCGGCTGCGGTCGATCCTGCTGGACGTGTCGAGCGCGGGGCTGTCGCACCGGGCCGAGGCGCTGCTGTACGCGGCGGACCGCGCGGAGCACGTGGACACGGTGGTCCGGCCCGCGCTGGAGCGCGGCGCGGTCGTGATCTCGGACCGCTACGTCGACTCCTCGGTCGCCTACCAGGGGGCCGGCCGGGACCTGTCCCCGACGGAGATCGCCCGCATCAACCGCTGGGCGACGAACGGACTCGCACCGCATCTGACCGTGCTGCTGGACGTCTCGCCGGAGATCGCCCGCGAGCGGTTCACCGAGGCGCCGGACCGGCTGGAGTCGGAGCCGGCCGAGTTCCACGCGCGCGTGCGCTCCGGATTCCTGACGCTGGCCGCGGCCGACCCCGGGCGGTACCTGGTGGTGGACGCGGGCCAGGAGCCCGAGGCGGTGACGACGGTCGTCCGGCACCGGCTCGACCAGATGCTGCCGCTGTCCGAGGCGGAGATCCAGGCTCAGGAGGAGGCTCGGCGCAAGGCCGAGGAGGAGGCCCGCCGCAAGGCCGAGGAAGAGGCCGCCCGCAAGGCCGAGGAGGAGCGCCTGGAGCGCGAGCGCCAGGAGCAGCTCGCCCGGCTGCGCGCCGAGGAGGAGGAGCGCAAGCGGCGCGAGCTGGAGGAGGCGCAGCGGCGCGAGGCCGAACGGCAGGCGGAGGAGGCCCGGCTGCGGGCCGAGGAAGCGCGTCGGCGTGCCGAGGAGGAGCGCGAGCGGCTCCTCGCGGAGGAGAAGGTACGCGCCGAGGAGGAAGCACGCCGCAAGGCCGACGAGGAACGGCGCCGCAAGCAGGCCGAGGAAGAGGCCCGGCTGCGCGCCGAGGCGGAGGCGCTCCGTCTGGAGAAGCAGCGCAAGGCCGAGGAGGCTCTGCTGCGGGCCGAGGAGGCGCGGCGGCTGGCCGAGCAGGCGGCGGCGTCGGCGCAGGCGGGGCCGAGGCCGACGGCGCCCGGGGCCGGGGCTGCTCCTGGGGACGCGGCGACGGTTCCTACGCCGGTGGTGACGCCGGGGACGGCCCCGGGCGGGGCGTCGGACGAGACGACGGTGCTGCGGCCGGTGCGGGGTGAGGAGCGGGGCGGTGACCGTCCTTCCGATGACCGCCCTGCCGGTGAGCGCGCTTCCGGTGGCCGGGCTGCCGGAGGCCGGGCTTCCGGGGAGTCCGACTCCGAGGTGACGGCGAAGCTGCCGCAGCCGCCGGTGCCGTCGGGGGCTGCGGACGAGACCGCTGTGCTCCCGCCGGTGGTGCCTGGTGCGGCCGATGAGACCGCTGTGCTTCCGCCGGTGCCTTCGGGGGCCGCGGACGAGACGGCGGTGCTGCCTCCAGTTTCCGGGGCCGGGTCGGCGTCGGCGTCGAGGTCGAGGTCGGGCGAGGAGTCCGCGGATCGGGTTCCGCCGGGGTACTTCCGGGACGAGGAACGTACGCGCGAGATGCCCCAGGTCGACGAGTCGGGTGCGCCCCGGCGCAGGGCGCGGTCCGACTGGGCCGAGGAGACGCCGCTCGATGATCTGCCGACGCTGGCGGATGAGCTGCTGGGTCCGCATGAGGACGAGTACGACGACGAGGGTGGCCGAGGTCGGGGCCGGCGGCGCTGA
- a CDS encoding DNA polymerase III subunit delta' — MSVWDDLVGQERVSEQLGAAARDADALVTAAAADAPPPEASKMTHAWLFTGPPGAGRNQAARAFAAALQCVSPDRALGGAPGCGFCDGCHTALVGTHADVTTVAAVGTQILADDMRDTVRKSFTSPANGRWQVILVEDAERLNEKSANAVLKAVEEPAPRTVWLLCAPSIEDVLPTIRSRCRHLNLSTPSVDAVADMLVRREGIEPEVATAVSRATQGHVDRARRLATDPAARERRAAVLKLPLRLGDVGGCLKAAQELVDAAAEDAKQLAEEMDGKETEELKAAMGAGQGGRMPRGTAGVMKELEDKQKRRRTRTQRDSLDLALTDLTAFYRDVLALQLGSRVALANIDAEDALERLARDSAPESTLRRIEAIAACRDALDRNVAPLLAVEAMTMALRAG; from the coding sequence ATGAGCGTGTGGGACGACCTGGTGGGGCAGGAGAGGGTGAGCGAGCAGCTGGGTGCTGCCGCTCGGGACGCCGATGCCCTCGTCACCGCCGCCGCTGCCGACGCGCCTCCCCCCGAGGCGTCCAAGATGACGCATGCCTGGTTGTTCACGGGCCCGCCCGGGGCGGGGCGGAATCAGGCGGCGCGTGCCTTCGCGGCCGCGCTGCAGTGCGTCAGCCCTGATCGGGCACTGGGCGGCGCCCCTGGATGCGGGTTCTGCGACGGCTGCCATACGGCGCTGGTCGGCACACATGCCGACGTCACCACCGTCGCCGCCGTCGGCACCCAGATCCTCGCCGACGACATGCGGGACACCGTCCGCAAGTCGTTCACCTCACCGGCGAACGGCCGCTGGCAGGTCATCCTCGTCGAGGACGCCGAGCGGCTGAACGAGAAGTCGGCCAACGCCGTCCTGAAGGCAGTGGAGGAGCCCGCCCCCCGCACGGTCTGGCTGCTCTGTGCCCCCTCCATCGAGGACGTCCTGCCCACCATCCGCTCCCGCTGCCGCCACCTGAACCTGAGCACGCCCTCGGTCGACGCCGTCGCCGACATGCTCGTACGGCGGGAAGGCATCGAGCCCGAGGTCGCCACTGCCGTGTCCCGCGCCACGCAGGGGCACGTCGACCGGGCCCGGCGCCTGGCCACCGACCCGGCCGCCCGTGAGCGCCGGGCCGCCGTCCTCAAACTGCCTCTCCGGCTCGGCGACGTCGGCGGTTGCCTCAAGGCCGCCCAGGAACTCGTCGACGCCGCTGCCGAGGACGCCAAGCAGCTCGCCGAGGAGATGGACGGCAAGGAGACCGAAGAGCTGAAAGCGGCGATGGGTGCGGGCCAGGGCGGCAGGATGCCGCGCGGCACGGCGGGCGTGATGAAGGAGCTGGAGGACAAGCAGAAGCGGCGCCGTACGCGGACGCAGCGCGACAGCCTCGACCTCGCGCTGACCGACCTCACCGCCTTCTACCGCGACGTCCTCGCCCTCCAACTCGGCTCCCGCGTCGCCCTCGCCAACATCGACGCCGAGGACGCTCTGGAGCGCCTTGCCCGCGACAGTGCCCCGGAGTCCACGCTGCGCCGCATCGAGGCGATCGCCGCCTGTCGCGACGCCCTCGACCGCAATGTGGCGCCGCTGCTGGCGGTGGAGGCGATGACCATGGCCCTGAGAGCCGGCTGA
- a CDS encoding hydrophobic protein → MILWILLLLLILAVFGFGFTMQILWWVAAVLLVVWIAGFAMRGRGGGGRRHSHR, encoded by the coding sequence ATGATCCTTTGGATTCTTCTCCTTCTGCTGATCCTGGCGGTGTTCGGGTTCGGCTTCACGATGCAGATCCTGTGGTGGGTCGCGGCCGTCCTGCTGGTCGTCTGGATCGCCGGCTTCGCCATGCGCGGGCGCGGCGGTGGCGGCCGCCGGCACAGCCACAGGTAG